One genomic window of Cheilinus undulatus linkage group 7, ASM1832078v1, whole genome shotgun sequence includes the following:
- the LOC121512292 gene encoding cornifelin-like, producing MSTQPLVEWETGLLDCFEEASTCCYGFWCCPCLTCTVSGRFGENTCLSLWDIGSTLLTLYGIPLCVPPAALSMRVAMRNRYGIKGSLCNDIAVSCFCRWCSWCQMHRELKHRKKYPTFVNVHNQTVFAMQPAPAMMMPRGFVAQQNVGTQQGVVTQQDFVKQQGVVTQQDSVNQPGVMMTPY from the exons ATGTCAACACAACCCCTGGTGGAATGGGAAACCGGTCTCTTGGACTGCTTTGAGGAAGCCAGTACCT GCTGCTATGGTTTCTGGTGCTGTCCCTGCCTCACCTGCACCGTTTCTGGGAGATTTGGAGAGAACACTTGTCTGTCTTTATGGGACATTGGCAGCACTCTTTTGACGCTCTATGGGATTCCTCTGTGTGTAcctcctgcagctctgtccATGAGGGTTGCCATGAGAAACAGATATGGTATCAAG GGTTCTCTCTGTAACGACATCGCAGTTTCCTGTTTCTGTCGGTGGTGCTCCTGGTGTCAGATGCATCGAGAGTTGAAACATCGAAAGAAATACCCCACTTTTGTCAATGTGCATAATCAAACCGTTTTTGCTATGCAGCCTGCTCCTGCCATGATGATGCCCCGAGGGTTTGTGGCTCAGCAAAATGTTGGAACCCAGCAAGGTGTTGTGACCCAGCAAGATTTTGTGAAGCAGCAAGGTGTTGTGACCCAGCAAGATTCTGTGAACCAACCAGGGGTGATGATGACTCCCTACTGA
- the LOC121512293 gene encoding cornifelin homolog A-like, with translation MDQRPQEHWESGLCDCFENASTCCYGFWCCPCLACTVSGKFGENRCLPLCDICSPAVTAAFGVPLCAPPAVLAMRAAMRNRYNIKGSLCKDIAVSCFCGWCSWCQMHRELKHRKKSPTIINVHNQTVYSTQPPPVIVSPHGVATHHGFVQQQGYGNRGFVPEHGVFVASC, from the exons ATGGACCAACGGCCCCAGGAGCATTGGGAGTCTGGTCTCTGTGACTGCTTTGAGAACGCCAGCACCT GCTGCTATGGTTTCTGGTGCTGTCCCTGCCTGGCCTGCACCGTTTCAGGGAAGTTCGGAGAGAACCGCTGTCTCCCGTTGTGTGACATATGCAGCCCTGCAGTCACAGCTGCCTTTGGGGTTCCGCTGTGTGCACCTCCTGCAGTTTTGGCCATGAGGGCTGCCATGCGTAACAGATATAACATCAAG GGTTCTCTCTGTAAGGACATTGCAGTTTCCTGCTTTTGCGGGTGGTGCTCCTGGTGTCAGATGCATCGAGAGTTAAAACATCGGAAAAAGTCTCCCACTATTATCAATGTGCATAATCAAACCGTTTATTCCACGCAGCCTCCTCCAGTCATTGTGTCGCCACATGGTGTTGCAACACACCATGGTTTTGTTCAACAACAAGGTTACGGGAACCGAGGTTTTGTGCCGGAGCACGGAGTCTTCGTAGCTTCATGCTGA
- the ttc4 gene encoding tetratricopeptide repeat protein 4, which yields MTSPQAQNDSDDDTDAFMDKFKTQRYKNAFSEGNWEEEFDKIPMFMKTAPEEIDPKEYPELACLQAIIHDEDRTPEEQAKALKDEGNSFFKEKSYEKAILCYTVALKKKCGDQELDTVLLTNRAAAHFHLGNMRSAFNDAVSAKKIKPDHLKALIRGAQCCIELRNFAEALQWCDEGLKAHPTDKKLLELRAKADKLKRAAERDARKAKAKEKKLHGAKEALLAAIKDRGIKLQQPVKSPPHGSDSEDEVDGSSAAISQLSLDGLSSQEVTGAQVFLDEQGSLHWPVLFLYPEHQQSDFISAFCENNCFIDHLAVMFGEELPPWDVDQKYHPQNLQLYFEDGQNETLYQVHPETPLLKVLQHKRFTVKGGTPSFIILVNGSTFKKQFLTEKKVKGL from the exons ATGACGTCACCCCAGGCTCAAAATGACAGCGACGACGACACGGATGCGTTTATGGACAaatttaaaactcaaagatataaaaatgcttTCAGTGAAGGCAACTGGGAAGAG GAGTTTGATAAAATCCCCATGTTCATGAAAACTGCCCCTGAAGAGATTGACCCTAAAGAATATCCTGAACTAGCTTGCCTTCAAGCCATCATCCACGATGAAGACAGGACACCAGAGG AGCAAGCTAAAGCCTTGAAAGACGAAGGAAACtcgttttttaaagaaaagagctACGAAAAGGCAATCTTGTGCTACACAGTAGCTCTGAAGAAAAAATGTGGAGATCAGGAGCTGGACACAGTTCTCCTCACCAACCGGGCAGCAGCACACTTCCACCTGG GTAACATGAGATCTGCATTTAATGATGCTGTATCTGCAAAGAAGATCAAACCAGACCATCTCAAAGCCTTGATCAGAG GTGCTCAGTGTTGTATCGAGCTGCGGAATTTTGCAGAGGCGCTCCAGTGGTGTGATGAGGGGTTAAAAGCCCATCCCACTGACAAGAAGCTGCTGGAGCTGAGAGCAAAGGCAGATAAACTTAAG agagcagcagaaagagATGCCAGGAAAGCCAAggccaaagaaaaaaagttgcatGGTGCAAAAGAAGCTCTTCTGGCTGCTATAAAG GATCGAGGCATTAAACTCCAGCAGCCTGTGAAGTCTCCTCCACACGGTTCAGACAGTGAGGATGAGGTTGATGGCTCCTCTGCAGCGATATCACAGCTGAGTCTGGACGGTCTCAGTTCACAGGAGGTGACGGGGGCTCAAGTGTTCCTGGATGAGCAGGGATCCCTGCACTGGCCTGTCCTCTTCCTCTATCCTGAGCACCAGCAGAGCGACTTCATCTCTGCCTTCTGTGAGAACAACTG TTTCATAGATCACCTGGCGGTCATGTTTGGAGAGGAACTTCCTCCCTGGGATGTAGACCAAAAATATCACCCACAGAATCTGCAG CTGTACTTTGAAGATGGGCAGAACGAGACACTTTATCAGGTCCACCCTGAGACGCCACTTTTAAAAGTGCTGCAGCATAAAAG GTTTACGGTCAAAGGAGGCACTCCCAGCTTCATCATTCTGGTAAACGGCTCAACATTCAAGAAGCAGTTTTTAACCGAAAAGAAAGTAAAAGGATTATAA